One genomic region from Pseudoduganella lutea encodes:
- a CDS encoding LysR family transcriptional regulator → MSALPQHLDLHLIRILYLLLVEKNVSRVALKLNQPQPSISASLRKLRELTGDPLLVRGARGMVPTQHGESLLKPAKRILDETENLFVKKAPFAPQEEARTFNIAAPDYLDSQFLPSVVALLRRGSPKSRVVIHGLGPGVDYVRLLSDGDMDLVIANWDEPPQHLHISKLFEDPIVCAMHAASPYAKRTAEDAMTLHEYLTLPHVAPSQMVQGSVGVIDAFLERQNLHRNVAVESAYFGLIPYMLTQSDLVLTTGRQFVQFYERTLPLKIFTIPVKFPPMRFYQLWHERVHQSPEHKWLRDQVTTAAKALQKNR, encoded by the coding sequence ATGTCCGCCCTCCCGCAACATCTCGACCTGCACCTGATCCGCATCCTGTATCTGTTGCTGGTGGAGAAAAACGTCTCGCGCGTGGCGCTGAAGCTGAACCAGCCACAGCCGTCAATTTCCGCCTCGCTGCGCAAACTGCGCGAGCTGACGGGCGATCCGCTGCTGGTGCGCGGGGCGCGCGGCATGGTGCCCACGCAGCATGGCGAGAGCCTGCTGAAGCCGGCCAAGCGCATTCTCGACGAGACCGAGAACCTGTTCGTGAAGAAGGCGCCGTTCGCTCCCCAGGAAGAAGCGCGCACCTTCAATATCGCCGCCCCCGATTACCTGGACAGCCAGTTCCTGCCGAGCGTGGTGGCGCTGCTGCGGCGCGGCTCGCCGAAGAGCCGCGTTGTCATCCACGGCCTGGGCCCGGGCGTCGACTATGTGCGCCTGCTGTCCGATGGCGACATGGACCTGGTGATCGCCAACTGGGATGAACCGCCCCAGCACCTGCACATTTCCAAGCTGTTCGAAGACCCGATCGTGTGCGCGATGCACGCCGCCAGCCCGTACGCGAAGCGCACCGCCGAGGATGCGATGACGCTGCACGAATACCTCACGCTGCCGCATGTGGCACCGTCGCAGATGGTGCAGGGTTCCGTGGGCGTGATCGACGCCTTCCTCGAACGCCAGAACCTGCACCGCAACGTGGCGGTGGAGTCGGCCTATTTCGGCCTGATCCCCTACATGCTGACGCAATCCGACCTCGTGCTGACGACGGGCCGCCAGTTCGTGCAGTTCTACGAGCGGACACTGCCGCTGAAGATCTTCACGATCCCCGTGAAATTCCCGCCGATGCGCTTCTACCAGTTGTGGCACGAGCGCGTGCACCAGTCGCCCGAACACAAGTGGCTGCGCGACCAGGTGACCACCGCCGCCAAGGCTTTGCAAAAAAACCGGTGA
- a CDS encoding response regulator, which yields MKANPLDPVILNVDDTDAARYAKTRILQRAGFRVLEAGSGAEALRIAQEVSPDLVLLDTKLPDINGFEVCRQLKQNPETAMVLVLQTSASYLSSPDKVRALDSGADNYLFEPIEPEELLANVRALLRLGRVERELRDMDRRKDEFLAILAHELRNPLGPIRNAVELLRSLDPHSSPAQENARRVILRQTDHMVRLVDDLLDVSRISQGKIALRRTQVELCGLLKSIVETVEPNIAARQHILSVKLPDHEIWVDGDSVRLTQVVGNLLNNAAKFTAPGGQIALSVCLEGNQAVIRVTDNGIGIAPEQAETIFDLFAQAGHSPDRVQDGLGIGLSLVRTLVNLHGGSVDVHSEGMGQGSTFEVRLPVLASTPAADETDCVVPATAPARPADAYRILVVDDNVDSAEIVSALLQFAGHEVHMAHDGAGAIEAALRLQPDVAFLDIGLPDMSGVDVAEKLRGYPQLAKTVLIALTGYGQDKDRMGAMAAGFNHHLTKPVNMETLNDTVRTFMKRQ from the coding sequence ATGAAGGCAAACCCGCTGGACCCCGTGATCCTGAACGTCGACGATACCGATGCCGCGCGCTATGCGAAAACCCGCATTCTCCAGCGCGCGGGCTTTCGCGTGCTGGAGGCGGGCAGCGGTGCCGAAGCGCTGCGCATCGCGCAGGAGGTGTCACCCGACCTGGTGCTGCTCGACACCAAGCTGCCGGACATCAATGGCTTCGAAGTCTGCCGCCAGTTGAAGCAGAACCCGGAGACGGCGATGGTGCTGGTGCTGCAAACGTCGGCTTCCTACCTGTCGTCGCCCGACAAGGTGCGCGCGCTCGACAGCGGCGCCGACAACTACCTGTTCGAACCGATCGAGCCGGAAGAACTGCTGGCCAACGTGCGCGCGCTGCTGCGGCTGGGCCGCGTGGAGCGCGAACTGCGCGACATGGACCGCCGCAAGGATGAATTCCTGGCGATCCTGGCGCACGAGCTGCGCAACCCGCTCGGGCCGATCCGCAACGCCGTGGAACTGTTGCGCAGCCTGGACCCGCACTCCTCGCCCGCACAGGAAAACGCCCGCCGCGTGATCCTGCGCCAGACCGATCACATGGTGCGCCTGGTGGACGACCTGCTGGACGTTTCGCGAATTTCGCAGGGCAAGATCGCGCTGCGCCGCACGCAGGTGGAGCTGTGCGGCCTGCTGAAGAGCATCGTGGAAACGGTTGAACCGAACATCGCCGCGCGCCAGCACATCCTGAGCGTGAAGCTGCCGGACCACGAGATCTGGGTCGATGGCGACAGCGTGCGCCTGACACAGGTGGTGGGCAACCTGCTGAACAACGCGGCCAAGTTTACGGCGCCGGGCGGCCAGATCGCGCTGTCCGTCTGCCTGGAGGGCAACCAGGCGGTCATCCGGGTGACCGACAATGGCATCGGCATCGCTCCCGAACAGGCCGAAACGATCTTCGACCTGTTCGCGCAAGCCGGCCATTCACCGGACCGCGTGCAGGACGGGCTGGGCATCGGCCTGTCGCTGGTGCGCACGCTGGTGAACCTGCACGGCGGCAGTGTCGACGTGCACAGCGAAGGCATGGGCCAGGGCAGCACGTTCGAAGTGCGCCTGCCCGTGCTGGCCAGCACGCCGGCGGCGGACGAAACCGATTGCGTCGTGCCCGCCACGGCGCCGGCGCGTCCGGCCGACGCCTACCGTATCCTCGTCGTCGACGACAACGTCGATTCGGCAGAGATCGTATCGGCATTGCTGCAGTTCGCCGGCCATGAAGTGCACATGGCGCACGACGGTGCCGGCGCGATCGAGGCGGCGCTGCGCCTGCAGCCGGATGTGGCATTCCTCGATATCGGCCTGCCGGACATGAGCGGCGTGGACGTGGCGGAGAAATTGCGCGGCTATCCGCAACTGGCAAAGACGGTACTGATCGCGCTGACCGGCTATGGCCAGGACAAGGACCGCATGGGGGCGATGGCGGCCGGCTTCAATCACCACCTGACGAAGCCCGTCAACATGGAAACGCTGAACGATACGGTGCGCACGTTCATGAAGCGGCAGTAA